Proteins encoded by one window of Elaeis guineensis isolate ETL-2024a chromosome 12, EG11, whole genome shotgun sequence:
- the LOC105061338 gene encoding protein TOPLESS-RELATED PROTEIN 2 isoform X1 — protein MSSLSRELVFLILQFLDEEKFKETVHKLEQESGFYFNMKYFEDQVQAGEWDEVERYLGGFTKVEDNRYSMKIFFEIRKQKYLEALDRHDRAKAVEILVKDLKVFASFNEELFKEITQLLTLENFRQNEQLSKYGDTKSARNIMLMELKKLIEANPLFRDKLTFPPFKASRLRTLINQSLNWQHQLCKNPRSNPDIKTLFTDHSCAAPSNGARAPPPTNGPLVGPIPKSGAFPPIGAHSPFQPVVSPSASAIAGWMTNANQSLPHAAVPQGPPGLVQPPGTSAFLKHPRTPTSTPGMDYQTADSEHLKRMRTGPSDEVSFAGASHPPNIYSQDDLPRTVVRNLNQGSNVMSLDFHPVQQTILLVGTNVGDIGIWEVGSRERIAHKTFKVWDVSACSLPLQAALMKDATISVNRCLWSPDGSFLGVAFSKHIVQTYAFIPNGELRQQLEIDAHLGGVNDIAFSHPNKSLSIITCGDDKIIKVWDATTGQKQYMFEGHEAPVYSVCPHYKESIQFIFSTAVDGKIKAWLYDCLGSRVDYDAPGHWCTAMAYSADGTRLFSCGTSKDGDSHLVEWNETEGAIKRTYSGFRKRSLGVVQFDTTRNRFLAAGDEFMIKFWDMDNTSILTTTDADSGLPASPRLRFNREGSLLAVTTNDNGIKILANTDGQRLLRMLESRAFEGSRGLSQQINTKSPLVNALGAVSNVSSPLATPERPDRVLPAVSMGSLAPMENNRMADVKPRISDDADKIKSWKLAEIVDSAHLKTLRLPDSMTATSKIVRLLYTNSGLAVLALASNAIHKLWKWQRSERNPSGKSTASVVPQLWQPANGILMTNETNDSNPEEANACIALSKNDSYVMSASGGKVSLFNMMTFKVMTTFMPPPPAATFLAFHPQDNNIIAIGMEDSTIQIYNVRVDEVKTKLKGHQKKITGLAFSQSLNVLVSSGADAQLCVWSIDGWEKKKSRFIQAPASRASPLVGDTKVQFHNDQAHLLVVHESQLAIYDSKLECLRSWSPRDALPAPISTAIYSCDGLLVYAGFCDGAVGVFEADGLRLRCRIAPSAYISPSVASAGTVHPMVIAAHPTESNQFALGMNDGAVHVVEPSDAEPKWGVVPPQDNGAHPSISNPVLTNNQASEAPPR, from the exons ATGTCGTCGTTGAGCAGGGAACTAGTTTTCCTGATACTGCAGTTCTTGGACGAGGAGAAGTTCAAAGAAACTGTTCATAA GTTGGAGCAAGAGTCGGGCTTTTACTTTAATATGAAATACTTTGAGGATCAAGTCCAGGCAGGGGAATGGGATGAAGTTGAACGGTATCTTGGGGGATTCACAAAGGTCGAGGACAATCGCTACTCCATGAAAATCTTCTTCGAGATTAGGAAGCAGAAGTACCTTGAAGCACTTGATAG GCATGACAGAGCGAAAGCTGTTGAGATACTTGTGAAAGACCTCAAGGTTTTTGCTTCTTTCAATGAAGAACTTTTCAAGGAGATCACCCAATTGCTTACCTTGGAGAATTTCAG GCAGAATGAGCAGCTTTCCAAGTATGGGGATACAAAATCTGCCCGAAACATAATGCTCATGGAGCTTAAGAAGCTGATTGAAGCTAATCCTTTATTTCGTGATAAGCTTACTTTCCCACCCTTTAAAGCTTCTAGGCTGCGTACATTGATCAACCAAAG TCTGAACTGGCAACATCAACTTTGTAAGAATCCACGCTCCAATCCTGATATCAAAACACTTTTTACTGATCACTCATGTGCTGCTCCTAGCAATGGAGCCCGTGCTCCTCCCCCTACCAATGGCCCCCTTGTAGGGCCAATTCCCAAGTCTGGGGCATTTCCTCCAATTGGTGCTCATAGT CCATTCCAACCGGTTGTTTCTCCATCTGCAAGTGCCATTGCAGGGTGGATGACGAATGCTAACCAATCTTTACCACATGCTGCTGTGCCGCAAGGACCCCCAGGGCTGGTGCAGCCTCCGGGTACAT CTGCATTTTTAAAGCACCCAAGGACTCCTACGAGTACTCCTGGAATGGATTATCAAACTGCAGACTCTGAACACTTGAAGAGAATGCGTACTGGCCCATCAGATGAG gtctcatttgCTGGTGCATCTCATCCACCTAATATTTATTCTCAAGATGATCTTCCCAGAACTGTGGTGCGGAACCTTAATCAGGGTTCAAATGTCATGAGCTTGGATTTCCATCCAGTGCAACAAACGATTCTTCTAG TTGGAACCAATGTTGGTGACATTGGGATATGGGAAGTTGGATCTCGAGAAAGGATAGCACATAAGACATTCAAGGTTTGGGATGTCTCAGCTTGTTCATTGCCATTACAG GCAGCGCTAATGAAAGATGCTACAATATCTGTCAATCGGTGCTTGTGGAGTCCTGATGGATCTTTTCTTG GTGTTGCATTTTCAAAACATATTGTTCAGACATATGCTTTTATTCCAAATGGAGAGCTGAGACAACAATTGGAG ATTGATGCTCATTTAGGCGGTGTTAATGACATTGCCTTTTCCCATCCCAACAAGAGTTTGTCGATTATTACATGCGGTGATGACAAGATAATAAAG GTGTGGGATGCTACAACAGGACAGAAGCAATACATGTTTGAAGGGCATGAAGCTCCTGTATACTCTGTCTGCCCTCATTATAAGGAGTCTATTCAG TTTATCTTCTCCACTGCTGTTGATGGGAAAATCAAAGCATGGCTATATGATTGTTTGGGATCCAGAGTCGACTATGATGCGCCTGGGCATTGGTGCACGGCAATGGCATATAGTGCAGATGGAACAAG GCTTTTTTCCTGTGGAACGAGTAAAGATGGTGATTCCCATTTAGTTGAGTGGAATGAGACTGAAGGAGCTATTAAAAGGACATACTCTGGCTTTAGAAAACGTTCATTAGGTGTCGTCCAATTTGACACAACTAGGAACCGATTCCTGGCTGCTGGAGATGAATTTATGATTAAGTTCTGGGACATGGATAATACCAGTATACTAACCACCACAGATGCTGATAGTGGATTGCCT GCAAGCCCACGTCTAAGATTCAATAGAGAAGGTTCATTACTTGCAGTTACAACAAATGACAATGGTATTAAAATCTTAGCCAACACTGATGGGCAGCGCTTGCTAAGGATGCTTGAGAGTAGGGCATTTGAGGGATCCCGAGGGCTTTCCCAACAGATCAACACGAAG TCTCCGCTGGTCAATGCGTTGGGTGCTGTTTCTAATGTTTCTAGCCCATTAGCCACTCCTGAGCGCCCTGATCGAGTCTTACCTGCTGTCTCAATGGGTAGCCTG GCTCCTATGGAAAACAATAGGATGGCTGATGTTAAGCCAAGGATTTCAGACGATGCTGACAAGATCAAAAGCTGGAAATTAGCTGAAATTGTGGACTCTGCTCATCTTAAAACCTTAAGGTTGCCTGACTCCATGACAGCAACTAGCAAG ATTGTGCGATTGTTATATACGAACTCTGGGCTAGCGGTGTTGGCTCTTGCATCCAATGCCATACATAAGCTGTGGAAATGGCAGCGTTCTGAACGAAATCCATCTGGCAAG TCCACTGCATCTGTTGTCCCTCAGCTGTGGCAACCAGCAAATGGAATTCTCATGACCAATGAAACAAACGATAGCAACCCAGAAGAAGCAAATGCGTGTATTGCTTTGTCAAAGAATGACTCATATGTTATGTCAGCATCTGGTGGGAAGGTTTCTTTGTTCAATATGATGACATTCAAG GTTATGACAACTTTCATGCCACCCCCTCCTGCAGCCACCTTCCTGGCATTCCACCCTCAAGACAACAATATTATTGCCATAGGAATGGAAGATTCTACTATTCAAATATACAATGTTCGAGTTGATGAG GTGAAAACCAAGCTCAAGGGTCACCAGAAGAAGATCACTGGCCTAGCATTTTCCCAGTCACTAAATGTGCTTGTCTCTTCAGGAGCCGATGCACAG CTGTGTGTGTGGAGTATAGATGGATGGGAGAAGAAGAAATCGAGATTTATTCAGGCACCAGCTAGTCGTGCATCCCCATTAGTTGGGGATACCAAAGTTCAGTTTCATAATGATCAGGCACATCTTTTAGTTGTTCATGAAAGCCAACTGGCCATCTATGACAGCAAGCTTGAATGCTTGCGCTCG TGGTCTCCAAGGGATGCATTACCAGCACCAATTTCAACTGCGATATACTCTTGCGATGGTTTGTTGGTGTATGCTGGATTCTGTGATGGTGCAGTTGGAGTTTTTGAAGCAGATGGCCTGAGGCTTCGTTGCAGGATTGCACCATCTGCCTACATATCACCTTCCGTTGCAAG TGCTGGAACCGTTCATCCTATGGTGATTGCTGCCCACCCAACAGAATCCAACCAGTTTGCACTGGGAATGAATGATGGTGCAGTTCATGTGGTCGAGCCATCGGATGCTGAGCCAAAGTGGGGGGTGGTGCCACCTCAGGACAATGGAGCTCATCCGTCCATCTCCAATCCAGTGTTGACTAATAATCAGGCATCTGAAGCCCCTCCTAGGTGA
- the LOC105061338 gene encoding protein TOPLESS-RELATED PROTEIN 2 isoform X2 gives MSSLSRELVFLILQFLDEEKFKETVHKLEQESGFYFNMKYFEDQVQAGEWDEVERYLGGFTKVEDNRYSMKIFFEIRKQKYLEALDRHDRAKAVEILVKDLKVFASFNEELFKEITQLLTLENFRQNEQLSKYGDTKSARNIMLMELKKLIEANPLFRDKLTFPPFKASRLRTLINQSLNWQHQLCKNPRSNPDIKTLFTDHSCAAPSNGARAPPPTNGPLVGPIPKSGAFPPIGAHSPFQPVVSPSASAIAGWMTNANQSLPHAAVPQGPPGLVQPPAAFLKHPRTPTSTPGMDYQTADSEHLKRMRTGPSDEVSFAGASHPPNIYSQDDLPRTVVRNLNQGSNVMSLDFHPVQQTILLVGTNVGDIGIWEVGSRERIAHKTFKVWDVSACSLPLQAALMKDATISVNRCLWSPDGSFLGVAFSKHIVQTYAFIPNGELRQQLEIDAHLGGVNDIAFSHPNKSLSIITCGDDKIIKVWDATTGQKQYMFEGHEAPVYSVCPHYKESIQFIFSTAVDGKIKAWLYDCLGSRVDYDAPGHWCTAMAYSADGTRLFSCGTSKDGDSHLVEWNETEGAIKRTYSGFRKRSLGVVQFDTTRNRFLAAGDEFMIKFWDMDNTSILTTTDADSGLPASPRLRFNREGSLLAVTTNDNGIKILANTDGQRLLRMLESRAFEGSRGLSQQINTKSPLVNALGAVSNVSSPLATPERPDRVLPAVSMGSLAPMENNRMADVKPRISDDADKIKSWKLAEIVDSAHLKTLRLPDSMTATSKIVRLLYTNSGLAVLALASNAIHKLWKWQRSERNPSGKSTASVVPQLWQPANGILMTNETNDSNPEEANACIALSKNDSYVMSASGGKVSLFNMMTFKVMTTFMPPPPAATFLAFHPQDNNIIAIGMEDSTIQIYNVRVDEVKTKLKGHQKKITGLAFSQSLNVLVSSGADAQLCVWSIDGWEKKKSRFIQAPASRASPLVGDTKVQFHNDQAHLLVVHESQLAIYDSKLECLRSWSPRDALPAPISTAIYSCDGLLVYAGFCDGAVGVFEADGLRLRCRIAPSAYISPSVASAGTVHPMVIAAHPTESNQFALGMNDGAVHVVEPSDAEPKWGVVPPQDNGAHPSISNPVLTNNQASEAPPR, from the exons ATGTCGTCGTTGAGCAGGGAACTAGTTTTCCTGATACTGCAGTTCTTGGACGAGGAGAAGTTCAAAGAAACTGTTCATAA GTTGGAGCAAGAGTCGGGCTTTTACTTTAATATGAAATACTTTGAGGATCAAGTCCAGGCAGGGGAATGGGATGAAGTTGAACGGTATCTTGGGGGATTCACAAAGGTCGAGGACAATCGCTACTCCATGAAAATCTTCTTCGAGATTAGGAAGCAGAAGTACCTTGAAGCACTTGATAG GCATGACAGAGCGAAAGCTGTTGAGATACTTGTGAAAGACCTCAAGGTTTTTGCTTCTTTCAATGAAGAACTTTTCAAGGAGATCACCCAATTGCTTACCTTGGAGAATTTCAG GCAGAATGAGCAGCTTTCCAAGTATGGGGATACAAAATCTGCCCGAAACATAATGCTCATGGAGCTTAAGAAGCTGATTGAAGCTAATCCTTTATTTCGTGATAAGCTTACTTTCCCACCCTTTAAAGCTTCTAGGCTGCGTACATTGATCAACCAAAG TCTGAACTGGCAACATCAACTTTGTAAGAATCCACGCTCCAATCCTGATATCAAAACACTTTTTACTGATCACTCATGTGCTGCTCCTAGCAATGGAGCCCGTGCTCCTCCCCCTACCAATGGCCCCCTTGTAGGGCCAATTCCCAAGTCTGGGGCATTTCCTCCAATTGGTGCTCATAGT CCATTCCAACCGGTTGTTTCTCCATCTGCAAGTGCCATTGCAGGGTGGATGACGAATGCTAACCAATCTTTACCACATGCTGCTGTGCCGCAAGGACCCCCAGGGCTGGTGCAGCCTCCGG CTGCATTTTTAAAGCACCCAAGGACTCCTACGAGTACTCCTGGAATGGATTATCAAACTGCAGACTCTGAACACTTGAAGAGAATGCGTACTGGCCCATCAGATGAG gtctcatttgCTGGTGCATCTCATCCACCTAATATTTATTCTCAAGATGATCTTCCCAGAACTGTGGTGCGGAACCTTAATCAGGGTTCAAATGTCATGAGCTTGGATTTCCATCCAGTGCAACAAACGATTCTTCTAG TTGGAACCAATGTTGGTGACATTGGGATATGGGAAGTTGGATCTCGAGAAAGGATAGCACATAAGACATTCAAGGTTTGGGATGTCTCAGCTTGTTCATTGCCATTACAG GCAGCGCTAATGAAAGATGCTACAATATCTGTCAATCGGTGCTTGTGGAGTCCTGATGGATCTTTTCTTG GTGTTGCATTTTCAAAACATATTGTTCAGACATATGCTTTTATTCCAAATGGAGAGCTGAGACAACAATTGGAG ATTGATGCTCATTTAGGCGGTGTTAATGACATTGCCTTTTCCCATCCCAACAAGAGTTTGTCGATTATTACATGCGGTGATGACAAGATAATAAAG GTGTGGGATGCTACAACAGGACAGAAGCAATACATGTTTGAAGGGCATGAAGCTCCTGTATACTCTGTCTGCCCTCATTATAAGGAGTCTATTCAG TTTATCTTCTCCACTGCTGTTGATGGGAAAATCAAAGCATGGCTATATGATTGTTTGGGATCCAGAGTCGACTATGATGCGCCTGGGCATTGGTGCACGGCAATGGCATATAGTGCAGATGGAACAAG GCTTTTTTCCTGTGGAACGAGTAAAGATGGTGATTCCCATTTAGTTGAGTGGAATGAGACTGAAGGAGCTATTAAAAGGACATACTCTGGCTTTAGAAAACGTTCATTAGGTGTCGTCCAATTTGACACAACTAGGAACCGATTCCTGGCTGCTGGAGATGAATTTATGATTAAGTTCTGGGACATGGATAATACCAGTATACTAACCACCACAGATGCTGATAGTGGATTGCCT GCAAGCCCACGTCTAAGATTCAATAGAGAAGGTTCATTACTTGCAGTTACAACAAATGACAATGGTATTAAAATCTTAGCCAACACTGATGGGCAGCGCTTGCTAAGGATGCTTGAGAGTAGGGCATTTGAGGGATCCCGAGGGCTTTCCCAACAGATCAACACGAAG TCTCCGCTGGTCAATGCGTTGGGTGCTGTTTCTAATGTTTCTAGCCCATTAGCCACTCCTGAGCGCCCTGATCGAGTCTTACCTGCTGTCTCAATGGGTAGCCTG GCTCCTATGGAAAACAATAGGATGGCTGATGTTAAGCCAAGGATTTCAGACGATGCTGACAAGATCAAAAGCTGGAAATTAGCTGAAATTGTGGACTCTGCTCATCTTAAAACCTTAAGGTTGCCTGACTCCATGACAGCAACTAGCAAG ATTGTGCGATTGTTATATACGAACTCTGGGCTAGCGGTGTTGGCTCTTGCATCCAATGCCATACATAAGCTGTGGAAATGGCAGCGTTCTGAACGAAATCCATCTGGCAAG TCCACTGCATCTGTTGTCCCTCAGCTGTGGCAACCAGCAAATGGAATTCTCATGACCAATGAAACAAACGATAGCAACCCAGAAGAAGCAAATGCGTGTATTGCTTTGTCAAAGAATGACTCATATGTTATGTCAGCATCTGGTGGGAAGGTTTCTTTGTTCAATATGATGACATTCAAG GTTATGACAACTTTCATGCCACCCCCTCCTGCAGCCACCTTCCTGGCATTCCACCCTCAAGACAACAATATTATTGCCATAGGAATGGAAGATTCTACTATTCAAATATACAATGTTCGAGTTGATGAG GTGAAAACCAAGCTCAAGGGTCACCAGAAGAAGATCACTGGCCTAGCATTTTCCCAGTCACTAAATGTGCTTGTCTCTTCAGGAGCCGATGCACAG CTGTGTGTGTGGAGTATAGATGGATGGGAGAAGAAGAAATCGAGATTTATTCAGGCACCAGCTAGTCGTGCATCCCCATTAGTTGGGGATACCAAAGTTCAGTTTCATAATGATCAGGCACATCTTTTAGTTGTTCATGAAAGCCAACTGGCCATCTATGACAGCAAGCTTGAATGCTTGCGCTCG TGGTCTCCAAGGGATGCATTACCAGCACCAATTTCAACTGCGATATACTCTTGCGATGGTTTGTTGGTGTATGCTGGATTCTGTGATGGTGCAGTTGGAGTTTTTGAAGCAGATGGCCTGAGGCTTCGTTGCAGGATTGCACCATCTGCCTACATATCACCTTCCGTTGCAAG TGCTGGAACCGTTCATCCTATGGTGATTGCTGCCCACCCAACAGAATCCAACCAGTTTGCACTGGGAATGAATGATGGTGCAGTTCATGTGGTCGAGCCATCGGATGCTGAGCCAAAGTGGGGGGTGGTGCCACCTCAGGACAATGGAGCTCATCCGTCCATCTCCAATCCAGTGTTGACTAATAATCAGGCATCTGAAGCCCCTCCTAGGTGA